In one window of Candidatus Limnocylindrales bacterium DNA:
- a CDS encoding acyl-CoA carboxylase subunit beta, giving the protein MALKEVLDELQARSSQAEAGGGKERISARHAKGLLSARERIDLLFDSGTFVEVDKLKTHRCNDFGMDKQRIPGDGIVTGYGTVDGRTVFAFAQDFTVLGGSLSHAFAEKICKIMDLAMKAGAPVVGLNDSGGARIQEGVESLGGYSDIFCMNTLASGVVPQISAIMGPCAGGASYSPALTDFILMVDQKSYMFITGPEVIKSVTREVVTQEDLGGAFSHNSKSGVAHFMASSDEDCIEQVRKLLGYLPSNNMDEPPILACDDPVDRATTDLDTLVPEGSNQPYDMHHAIESVVDAGSFFEVHAHFAKNAIVGFARIGGRPIAVAANQPMFLAGCLDSNASNKLARFIRFSDCFNLPVVTFVDVPGFLPGTQQEWGGIIRHGAKIVYAYAEATVPKITIITRKAYGGAYAVMGPKHVRADVNLAWPSAEIAVMGADGAVNIIFRGELKDAADAEQRRKELVDDYRGRFATPFRAAELGYIDEVISPSQTRLRVAQALAMLAHKKDTNPPKKHGNIPL; this is encoded by the coding sequence ATGGCTCTCAAAGAAGTCCTCGACGAACTCCAGGCCCGCAGCAGCCAGGCCGAAGCCGGCGGCGGCAAGGAACGCATTTCCGCCCGCCATGCCAAGGGGCTGCTCAGCGCCCGCGAGCGCATCGACCTGCTTTTCGACAGCGGCACCTTTGTCGAGGTCGACAAGCTCAAGACCCACCGCTGCAACGACTTCGGCATGGACAAGCAGCGGATCCCGGGCGACGGCATCGTGACCGGCTACGGCACGGTCGACGGCCGCACGGTGTTCGCGTTCGCCCAGGACTTCACCGTCCTCGGCGGCAGCCTCTCGCACGCGTTCGCCGAGAAGATCTGCAAGATCATGGATCTCGCCATGAAGGCCGGCGCGCCGGTGGTCGGCCTCAACGATTCGGGCGGCGCGCGCATCCAGGAAGGCGTCGAAAGCCTCGGCGGCTACTCCGACATCTTCTGCATGAACACGCTCGCGTCGGGCGTCGTGCCGCAGATCTCGGCGATCATGGGACCGTGCGCCGGCGGCGCTTCGTACTCGCCGGCGCTGACCGACTTCATCCTGATGGTCGACCAGAAGAGCTACATGTTCATCACCGGCCCCGAGGTCATCAAGTCGGTGACCCGCGAGGTCGTCACGCAGGAAGACCTCGGCGGCGCGTTCTCGCACAACTCGAAAAGCGGCGTCGCGCACTTCATGGCGTCGAGCGACGAGGACTGCATCGAACAGGTGCGCAAGCTGCTCGGATACCTGCCGTCGAACAACATGGACGAGCCGCCGATCCTCGCATGCGACGATCCGGTCGACCGCGCGACAACGGATCTCGACACGCTCGTCCCGGAAGGCTCGAACCAGCCGTACGACATGCACCACGCGATCGAATCGGTGGTCGATGCCGGCAGCTTCTTCGAGGTGCACGCGCACTTCGCGAAGAACGCCATCGTCGGCTTCGCGCGCATCGGCGGGCGGCCGATCGCCGTTGCCGCCAACCAGCCGATGTTCCTTGCCGGCTGCCTCGATTCGAACGCGTCGAACAAGCTCGCGCGTTTCATCCGCTTCTCGGACTGCTTCAACCTGCCGGTCGTCACGTTCGTCGACGTGCCCGGATTCCTGCCGGGAACCCAGCAGGAATGGGGCGGCATCATCCGGCACGGTGCGAAGATCGTCTACGCGTACGCCGAAGCTACGGTCCCGAAGATCACCATCATCACGCGCAAGGCGTACGGCGGCGCGTACGCCGTCATGGGCCCGAAGCACGTGCGCGCCGACGTGAACCTCGCGTGGCCGAGCGCGGAGATCGCGGTGATGGGCGCCGACGGCGCCGTCAATATCATCTTCCGCGGCGAACTGAAGGACGCGGCCGACGCCGAGCAGCGCCGGAAAGAGCTCGTCGACGACTACCGCGGGCGCTTCGCGACGCCGTTTCGCGCGGCCGAGCTCGGCTACATCGACGAAGTCATTTCGCCGTCGCAGACGCGGCTGCGCGTCGCACAGGCGCTCGCGATGCTCGCGCACAAGAAAGACACCAACCCGCCGAAGAAACACGGCAACATTCCCCTCTAA
- a CDS encoding FG-GAP-like repeat-containing protein → MRLSVPVGPTVDGSENRRDFSDVERREASAYRGCERRAAAFLAALLTILALAAAAHAEFPLPVDPNRCDNSGMPPGCTPLPNELGGTAGDCSGLNWKYASTSFCTTDPLIKLSANELLGVSGMSVDTAWRRTTGRSDVVIAVLDSGIKWNDGGAVADLRNKWKINRGELPQPSPCAGLGTDAYDCNGDGVFNTPDYDDDPRVTDTNGNGAKDPQDLIHLFSDGVDGDGDGYTDNICGWDFFQYDNDPFDDVQYGHGTGESRDSAAESNNGGDAGACPNCMSLPIRVGDSFVADINAFAQAVVFAVDTGASVVQEALGTYNNSRFGQEAVTYAYRHGVVVMASAADEDAWHHNFPSSYVHTIVANSIRDFGVDGVPVQPASWLYFNGCTNFGGNISVSVSSTSCSSEAVGRSSGITGLLISAGRDAADAHILDHPLTPNEVRQLHARSADDIDFELNRAVSFPDTVRYATQDGWDQFTGYGRVNATRAVDAIFAGTIPPEAEIDEPSWFAYLDAERDGAFDVRGRVAADRASGYTYRVQIGYGIQPRESDYTDIVAFGATKTAPTDGVLATIRADQIPAPTAEQVSRRLTQLPDVSSDYDEFTYTVRVQVRDQPGNLLGEDRRTVFVHHDADLKAGFPVTTGDGASSPAIADLDGDGVGEIVIGSSDGVVHAIRSDGSELAGWPVATDPLPLRLGSAGYSSGELTVPVGGAVLASVAIGDLDGDGSLDVVAADLEGKVYAWNRLGQRRPGFPVSVNPAYSSSAVLDPANTVDVAVIASPALADLDGDGTLDIIAGANDRHVYVWNDEGALRSGFPLLVVDPARMASIDPVTHKVTPLAGAYRGSKIMTSPAVGDIDGDGSLDIVVGTNEAYDEEPNVTLTNATLQAVSQSGLVSPGNTRVYAIHKDGALHAPSPFLPGWPAKIAQLMPELLPDVGEGVNASPALADIDGDGKLEIGIFASAGPGYMLRADGTSFYGTDPNGKYNVLATEGYPAANSADTPSITNLGEGAFGDLAGLGELSFAAPSGGLMRLLAIVIPEQQITAEDHVGAWNARTGEWEPAFPRHNDDLSFLMGPSIADVGGTPLPEVVLGSAGYFVNAYDASGVQPPGWPKFTGGWHIANAAVGDVDGDGLAEVVSSVREGSLFVWDTTAPAAAGQWPKKRHDLRNTGNYEEAQGQTASEVFQGELQVESARMSLKPDQDAADRLTARIRITTDSDGGGIDPAADGFALAFDAAMFTIPAAAISQKNATTWEYKDGSGAGSSPPGLTRATLKQADDGSISVRVKGRDLDLAAFHGEEDMVIRVAFDSGNDHAEADATFTRANPRTLKTP, encoded by the coding sequence ATGCGGCTCAGCGTCCCAGTCGGTCCGACCGTCGACGGTAGCGAAAACCGTCGTGATTTCAGCGATGTAGAGCGCCGCGAAGCGTCCGCGTATCGCGGCTGCGAGCGGCGTGCCGCGGCCTTTCTCGCGGCCCTTCTCACGATCCTCGCACTCGCGGCTGCCGCGCACGCCGAGTTCCCACTGCCGGTCGATCCGAACCGCTGCGACAACTCCGGCATGCCGCCCGGCTGCACGCCGCTGCCGAACGAGCTCGGCGGCACGGCCGGCGACTGCTCGGGCCTGAACTGGAAGTATGCGAGCACGTCGTTCTGCACGACCGACCCGCTCATCAAGCTGAGCGCGAACGAGCTGCTCGGCGTAAGCGGCATGAGCGTCGATACGGCCTGGCGCAGGACCACCGGACGATCCGACGTCGTGATCGCCGTGCTCGACTCCGGCATCAAATGGAACGACGGCGGCGCGGTCGCCGACCTTCGCAACAAGTGGAAGATCAACCGCGGGGAGCTGCCGCAGCCTTCTCCGTGTGCGGGCCTCGGGACCGATGCGTACGACTGCAACGGCGACGGCGTGTTCAACACGCCCGACTACGACGACGATCCGCGCGTCACCGACACCAACGGCAACGGCGCAAAGGATCCGCAGGATCTGATCCATCTGTTCTCCGACGGCGTCGACGGCGACGGCGACGGTTACACCGACAACATCTGCGGCTGGGACTTCTTCCAGTACGACAACGATCCGTTCGACGACGTGCAGTACGGACACGGCACCGGCGAGTCGCGCGACTCGGCCGCCGAATCGAACAACGGCGGCGACGCCGGCGCGTGCCCCAACTGCATGTCGCTTCCGATCCGCGTCGGCGACAGCTTCGTTGCCGACATCAATGCGTTCGCGCAGGCGGTCGTGTTCGCCGTGGACACCGGCGCGTCGGTGGTCCAGGAAGCGCTCGGTACCTACAACAACTCGCGCTTCGGCCAGGAAGCAGTCACGTACGCGTATCGCCACGGCGTCGTCGTGATGGCGTCGGCGGCCGATGAAGATGCGTGGCATCACAACTTTCCGTCGAGCTACGTGCACACCATCGTCGCCAACTCGATCCGCGACTTCGGCGTCGACGGCGTGCCGGTCCAGCCGGCGTCGTGGCTGTATTTCAACGGGTGCACGAACTTCGGCGGCAATATCTCCGTGTCGGTCTCGTCGACGTCGTGCTCGTCGGAAGCAGTTGGGCGCTCGTCGGGCATCACCGGGCTCCTGATCTCGGCGGGCCGCGACGCAGCGGACGCGCATATCCTCGATCATCCGCTGACGCCGAACGAGGTGCGCCAGCTCCACGCGCGCAGCGCCGACGACATCGACTTCGAGCTCAACCGCGCGGTCTCGTTCCCGGACACCGTCCGCTACGCGACGCAGGACGGCTGGGACCAGTTCACCGGCTACGGGCGCGTCAACGCGACGCGCGCGGTCGATGCGATCTTTGCGGGCACCATTCCGCCCGAAGCGGAGATCGACGAGCCGTCGTGGTTCGCGTACCTCGACGCCGAACGCGATGGTGCGTTCGACGTGCGCGGGCGCGTCGCGGCCGATCGGGCGAGCGGCTACACGTACCGCGTCCAGATCGGCTACGGCATCCAGCCGCGCGAGAGCGACTACACCGACATCGTCGCGTTCGGTGCGACGAAGACGGCGCCGACCGACGGGGTTCTCGCCACGATCCGCGCCGACCAGATTCCCGCGCCGACCGCGGAGCAGGTCTCGCGCCGCCTTACGCAGCTTCCCGACGTCAGCTCCGACTACGACGAATTCACGTACACCGTGCGCGTGCAGGTGCGCGACCAGCCGGGAAATCTTCTCGGCGAGGATCGCCGCACCGTCTTCGTGCACCACGACGCGGATCTCAAAGCCGGCTTTCCGGTGACGACCGGCGACGGCGCGTCGTCGCCGGCGATCGCCGATCTCGACGGCGACGGCGTCGGTGAGATCGTGATCGGAAGCTCCGACGGCGTCGTGCACGCGATTCGAAGCGACGGCAGCGAGCTTGCCGGCTGGCCGGTCGCAACCGATCCGCTGCCTCTCAGGCTGGGTTCGGCGGGTTATTCGTCCGGCGAGCTGACCGTGCCGGTCGGCGGCGCGGTGCTCGCGTCGGTCGCGATCGGAGACCTCGACGGCGACGGCTCGCTCGACGTGGTGGCGGCCGATCTCGAAGGAAAAGTCTATGCGTGGAACCGGCTCGGCCAGCGGCGGCCCGGCTTCCCGGTTTCGGTCAACCCTGCCTACTCGAGCAGCGCCGTGCTCGATCCGGCCAACACCGTCGATGTCGCCGTGATCGCATCGCCGGCGCTCGCCGATCTCGACGGCGACGGCACGCTCGACATCATCGCCGGCGCCAACGACCGGCACGTGTACGTGTGGAACGACGAAGGCGCGCTGCGAAGCGGCTTCCCGCTGCTCGTCGTCGATCCGGCGCGGATGGCGTCGATCGACCCGGTCACGCACAAGGTCACGCCGCTTGCCGGCGCATATCGCGGCAGCAAGATCATGACGTCGCCGGCGGTCGGCGACATCGACGGCGACGGAAGCCTCGACATCGTCGTCGGCACCAACGAAGCCTACGACGAAGAACCCAACGTCACGCTGACCAATGCGACGCTGCAGGCGGTCTCGCAGTCGGGCCTCGTCAGCCCCGGCAACACGCGCGTGTATGCGATTCACAAGGACGGCGCGCTGCACGCACCGTCGCCGTTCCTTCCGGGATGGCCGGCAAAGATCGCGCAGCTGATGCCGGAGCTGCTGCCCGACGTCGGCGAAGGCGTCAACGCATCGCCCGCGCTCGCCGACATCGACGGCGACGGCAAGCTCGAAATCGGCATCTTTGCGTCGGCCGGTCCCGGCTACATGCTGCGCGCCGACGGCACGTCGTTCTACGGCACCGACCCGAACGGCAAGTACAACGTGCTCGCGACCGAAGGTTATCCGGCGGCCAACAGCGCCGACACTCCGTCGATCACCAATCTCGGCGAAGGTGCATTCGGCGATCTCGCCGGTCTCGGCGAGCTGTCGTTTGCCGCTCCGTCGGGCGGGCTCATGCGTCTCCTGGCGATCGTGATCCCAGAGCAGCAGATCACCGCCGAGGATCATGTCGGTGCATGGAATGCGAGGACCGGAGAGTGGGAGCCGGCGTTCCCGCGTCACAACGACGACCTGTCGTTCCTGATGGGACCGTCGATCGCCGATGTCGGAGGAACGCCGCTGCCGGAGGTCGTGCTCGGCAGCGCGGGGTATTTCGTCAACGCGTACGATGCTTCCGGCGTGCAGCCGCCGGGCTGGCCCAAGTTCACCGGCGGCTGGCACATCGCAAATGCTGCAGTCGGCGACGTCGACGGCGACGGTCTGGCCGAGGTCGTCTCGAGCGTTCGCGAAGGCAGCCTGTTCGTCTGGGACACGACGGCGCCCGCGGCCGCCGGCCAGTGGCCGAAGAAGCGGCACGACCTGCGCAACACCGGCAACTACGAGGAAGCGCAGGGCCAGACGGCAAGCGAAGTGTTCCAGGGCGAGCTCCAGGTCGAGAGCGCACGCATGAGCCTGAAGCCCGACCAGGACGCAGCCGATCGCCTCACGGCCAGGATCCGGATCACGACGGACTCCGACGGCGGCGGCATCGATCCGGCCGCCGACGGTTTCGCGCTCGCGTTCGACGCCGCGATGTTCACGATCCCCGCCGCCGCGATTTCGCAGAAGAATGCGACGACGTGGGAGTACAAGGACGGCTCCGGCGCCGGATCTTCGCCGCCGGGGCTCACGCGCGCCACGCTCAAACAGGCCGATGATGGCTCGATCTCGGTTCGTGTGAAGGGACGCGACCTCGACCTCGCGGCTTTCCACGGTGAGGAAGACATGGTGATCCGCGTCGCATTCGACAGCGGCAACGATCACGCCGAGGCCGATGCGACGTTCACCCGCGCAAACCCGCGGACGCTGAAGACACCGTAG